One genomic segment of Mytilus galloprovincialis chromosome 5, xbMytGall1.hap1.1, whole genome shotgun sequence includes these proteins:
- the LOC143074098 gene encoding uncharacterized protein LOC143074098, producing the protein MFKAVFIVAKLLCLAIPALGASYHNQAPVSLCAGREVTTNFVYRDSAVKFIDLIVINWTVKKTKQDTAEIFSYYNKAAGFKIRAGIGDRFKNKVTWVPNTINLKFGDLTTNETGFYDVVITIFGAGKEETKDTKATFQLTVKDPCLMAKVIDESACTMLNCSSMENNQVYSWTGKDAEGETVRSIEVCPKEETNYTCCVDAMKTKCSSFTAQAGASYDYQAPVSLCAGKEATTNFVYGDSAVKFTDLTVINWTVRKTKQDTAEIFSYYNKAAGFNVGLHLS; encoded by the exons GTGCATCTTATCATAACCAAGCACCAGTGAGTCTTTGTGCAGGTAGAGAAGTTACAACCAACTTTGTATATAGAGATTCTGCAGTGAAATTTATCGACTTGATAGTAATAAATTGGACagttaaaaagaccaaacaaGATACTGCAGAAATCTTCAGCTACTATAATAAAGCAGCAGGATTCAAG ATCCGTGCTGGAATAGGAGACAGGTTCAAAAACAAAGTAACATGGGTTCCCAATACAATAAATCTGAAGTTTGGTGATCTAACCACAAATGAAACAGGCTTCTATGATGTTGTTATAACTATTTTTGGAGCAGGGAAGGAAGAAACTAAAGATACAAAAGCAACTTTCCAGCTGACTGTCAAAG ATCCATGTTTAATGGCCAAGGTGATAGATGAGAGTGCCTGTACAATGTTGAATTGTTCATCAATGGAGAACAACCAAGTGTATTCATGGACT GGTAAAGATGCTGAAGGAGAGACAGTCAGAAGCATTGAAGTTTGTCCAAAGGAGGAAACAAACTATACATGCTGTGTTGATGCCATGAAGACCAAATGTTCATCATTCACAGCACAAGCAG GTGCATCTTATGATTACCAAGCACCAGTGAGTCTTTGTGCAGGTAAAGAAGCTACAACCAACTTTGTATATGGTGATTCTGCAGTAAAATTTACTGACTTGACAGTAATAAATTGGACAGTTAGAAAGACCAAACAAGATACGGCAGAAATCTTCAGCTACTATAATAAAGCAGCAGGATTCAATGTAGGTTTGCATTTAAGTTAG